The following proteins come from a genomic window of Clupea harengus chromosome 22, Ch_v2.0.2, whole genome shotgun sequence:
- the slc43a3a gene encoding solute carrier family 43 member 3a isoform X1 → MLGCEEGARLRYRLTLVSGLLECLCFAGVVFGWASLAFVLKVDGYFIDLCVNVTEPNSTLLNTDCSGQDEQFSLVFTIASFLNNFLTLPNGFIFDRFGTLATRLVGISLYTTGTLLVAASSAALSYLLFPAMSLIAVGGILFLITNMQVGNLFGTHRSTIITLYNGAFDSSSAIFLIIKVLFEGGISLRLSFLVLSACSLVHVLRTIFLMPIKHIPYPVPVGYTYGTSCGTSSSYNVEEYESTQVAEPSQGAKGQREMESLPLEPEDAHQSGNAPGKETSFRSCFLSWFFLWHLLWLSVMQLRHYLFIGTLNPMLNRLANQDPTLVSQYTNAFAFTQLCGVLCAPWNGLLMDRHKGKPLPSGMTEREADLRSSVLSLFLTSLQCVLFSICATSPLLPLQYVTFILQVINRSFLYGGNACFISIAFPGHHFGKLYGLVMSLSALVSLLQYPCFALVKALDGDPLYVNIALTLLTSVAFIHPLYVYLHCRRLASEREQGTGRAGSDLPLREAKL, encoded by the exons ATGCTTGGGTGTGAAGAAGGGGCGCGGCTGCGCTACAGGTTGACCCTCGTGTCAGGGCTGCTTGAATGCCTCTGTTTTGCTGGTGTGGTGTTCGGCTGGGCCTCGCTAGCATTTGTCCTTAAAGTGGATGGCTACTTCATTGACCTCTGTGTGAACGTGACGGAACCCAACAGTACTCTTCTGAATACAG ACTGCAGTGGGCAAGATGAACAATTCTCCTTGGTCTTCACCATTGCTTCCTTTCTCAACAACTTTCTCACCTTGCCCAATGGCTTCATTTTTGACCGCTTTGGGACTCTAGCAACAAGACTCGTGGGAAT ATCCCTTTATACCACAGGGACACTGTTGGTGGCAGCATCCAGTGCAG cgctgtcCTACTTGCTCTTCCCAGCTATGTCCCTCATTGCCGTGGGTGGCATTTTGTTTCTCATAACAAACATGCAG GTGGGGAACCTCTTCGGCACACACCGCTCTACCATCATCACCCTCTACAACGGGGCCTTTGATTCCTCCTCGGCTATCTTTCTTATTATCAAG GTGCTGTTTGAAGGTGGAATCTCTCTGCGACTCTCTTTCCTTGTCCTCTCTGCATGCAGTCTTGTCCATGTTCTTCGCACCATCTTTCTCATGCCCATAAAGCACATACCTTACCCCGTTCCAGTGGGCTACACATATGG AACAAGCTGTGGGACGTCAAGCAGCTACAACGTGGAGGAGTATGAGAGCACCCAAGTGGCCGAGCCGTCACAGGGAGCcaagggacagagggagatggaaagtCTTCCATTAGAGCCAGAGGATGCTCACCAGTCTGGGAATGCTCCAGGGAAAG AAACAAGTTTTAGGTCCTGCTTCCTTTCCTGGTTCTTCTTGTGGCAtctgctctggctctctgtcatGCAGCTTCGGCACTACCTCTTCATTGGCACCTTAAACCCAATGCTCAACCGACTGGCCAACCAAGATCCCACCCTGg TGAGTCAGTATACCAACGCCTTTGCCTTCACTCAGTTGTGTGGAGTTCTGTGTGCTCCCTGGAATGGCCTCCTTATGGACAGACACAAGGGCAAGCCATTGCCATCAG GAATGACGGAGAGGGAGGCTGACCTGcgctcctctgttctctccctcttcctgacCTCCCTCCAGTGTGTGCTGTTCTCCATCTGTGCCACATCCCCGCTCCTCCCGCTCCAGTACGTCACCTTCATTTTACAGGTCATCAACCGATCCTTCCTATATGGTGGAAACGCCTGCTTTATCAGTATTGC GTTCCCTGGCCACCATTTTGGGAAGTTGTATGGCCTGGTGATGTCACTATCTGCTTTAGTGTCGCTTCTTCAGTACCCCTGTTTCGCCCTGGTTAAAGCACTAGATGGGGATCCCTTATAT gTCAACATTGCTCTGACGCTCCTCACTTCAGTGGCATTCATCCACCCTCTGTATGTCTACCTCCACTGCAGAAGGCTtgccagtgagagagagcaggggacaGGCAGGGCAGGCTCTGATCTTCCGTTGAGAGAGGCCAAACTCTAG
- the slc43a3a gene encoding solute carrier family 43 member 3a isoform X2, whose amino-acid sequence MLGCEEGARLRYRLTLVSGLLECLCFAGVVFGWASLAFVLKVDGYFIDLCVNVTEPNSTLLNTDCSGQDEQFSLVFTIASFLNNFLTLPNGFIFDRFGTLATRLVGISLYTTGTLLVAASSAALSYLLFPAMSLIAVGGILFLITNMQVGNLFGTHRSTIITLYNGAFDSSSAIFLIIKVLFEGGISLRLSFLVLSACSLVHVLRTIFLMPIKHIPYPVPVGYTYGTSCGTSSSYNVEEYESTQVAEPSQGAKGQREMESLPLEPEDAHQSGNAPGKETSFRSCFLSWFFLWHLLWLSVMQLRHYLFIGTLNPMLNRLANQDPTLVSQYTNAFAFTQLCGVLCAPWNGLLMDRHKGKPLPSGMTEREADLRSSVLSLFLTSLQCVLFSICATSPLLPLQYVTFILQVPWPPFWEVVWPGDVTICFSVASSVPLFRPG is encoded by the exons ATGCTTGGGTGTGAAGAAGGGGCGCGGCTGCGCTACAGGTTGACCCTCGTGTCAGGGCTGCTTGAATGCCTCTGTTTTGCTGGTGTGGTGTTCGGCTGGGCCTCGCTAGCATTTGTCCTTAAAGTGGATGGCTACTTCATTGACCTCTGTGTGAACGTGACGGAACCCAACAGTACTCTTCTGAATACAG ACTGCAGTGGGCAAGATGAACAATTCTCCTTGGTCTTCACCATTGCTTCCTTTCTCAACAACTTTCTCACCTTGCCCAATGGCTTCATTTTTGACCGCTTTGGGACTCTAGCAACAAGACTCGTGGGAAT ATCCCTTTATACCACAGGGACACTGTTGGTGGCAGCATCCAGTGCAG cgctgtcCTACTTGCTCTTCCCAGCTATGTCCCTCATTGCCGTGGGTGGCATTTTGTTTCTCATAACAAACATGCAG GTGGGGAACCTCTTCGGCACACACCGCTCTACCATCATCACCCTCTACAACGGGGCCTTTGATTCCTCCTCGGCTATCTTTCTTATTATCAAG GTGCTGTTTGAAGGTGGAATCTCTCTGCGACTCTCTTTCCTTGTCCTCTCTGCATGCAGTCTTGTCCATGTTCTTCGCACCATCTTTCTCATGCCCATAAAGCACATACCTTACCCCGTTCCAGTGGGCTACACATATGG AACAAGCTGTGGGACGTCAAGCAGCTACAACGTGGAGGAGTATGAGAGCACCCAAGTGGCCGAGCCGTCACAGGGAGCcaagggacagagggagatggaaagtCTTCCATTAGAGCCAGAGGATGCTCACCAGTCTGGGAATGCTCCAGGGAAAG AAACAAGTTTTAGGTCCTGCTTCCTTTCCTGGTTCTTCTTGTGGCAtctgctctggctctctgtcatGCAGCTTCGGCACTACCTCTTCATTGGCACCTTAAACCCAATGCTCAACCGACTGGCCAACCAAGATCCCACCCTGg TGAGTCAGTATACCAACGCCTTTGCCTTCACTCAGTTGTGTGGAGTTCTGTGTGCTCCCTGGAATGGCCTCCTTATGGACAGACACAAGGGCAAGCCATTGCCATCAG GAATGACGGAGAGGGAGGCTGACCTGcgctcctctgttctctccctcttcctgacCTCCCTCCAGTGTGTGCTGTTCTCCATCTGTGCCACATCCCCGCTCCTCCCGCTCCAGTACGTCACCTTCATTTTACAG GTTCCCTGGCCACCATTTTGGGAAGTTGTATGGCCTGGTGATGTCACTATCTGCTTTAGTGTCGCTTCTTCAGTACCCCTGTTTCGCCCTGGTTAA